A single genomic interval of Streptomyces sp. NBC_00663 harbors:
- a CDS encoding thiamine pyrophosphate-dependent dehydrogenase E1 component subunit alpha, whose product MDTGELLAMYERMALIRRTEKAAHDLFLQGLVKGTTHLAAGHEAIAVGASAALRADDYVFATYRGHHHALARGATPEECLAELMSRATGLCGAKGGSMHLTKAATGMLGSYAIVGAHLPMAAGAAWSARLRGTGQIAVAFFGDGATNIGAFHEALNLAAVWKLPVLFVCENNLYMEYTRIADVTAVARPAADRAPAYGIPGESVDGNDVVAVRESVARLAERARAGDGPALLEAATYRHFGHSRSDPAAYRPAEEVERWLKHDPLDLARGRLTELGVPEETVTAADERAQETVRQAVDAARNAPPPDPRDALTDVWADGGAAWRT is encoded by the coding sequence ATGGACACCGGTGAACTCCTCGCGATGTACGAGCGGATGGCCCTGATCCGCCGCACCGAGAAGGCCGCCCACGATCTCTTCCTCCAGGGTCTGGTCAAGGGCACCACCCACCTCGCCGCAGGGCACGAGGCGATCGCCGTCGGCGCGAGCGCCGCCCTGCGCGCCGACGACTATGTCTTCGCCACCTACCGCGGCCACCACCACGCGCTGGCCCGCGGCGCCACCCCCGAGGAGTGCCTCGCCGAACTCATGAGCAGGGCAACGGGGTTGTGCGGTGCCAAGGGTGGCTCCATGCACCTCACCAAGGCGGCCACCGGCATGCTCGGCTCGTACGCGATCGTCGGCGCCCACCTCCCGATGGCGGCCGGTGCCGCGTGGTCGGCCCGGCTGCGCGGCACCGGTCAGATCGCGGTCGCCTTCTTCGGGGACGGCGCGACCAACATCGGCGCCTTCCACGAGGCGTTGAACCTGGCCGCCGTATGGAAACTGCCGGTGCTGTTCGTCTGCGAGAACAACCTCTACATGGAATACACGCGGATCGCCGACGTCACCGCGGTGGCCCGCCCGGCGGCCGACCGGGCGCCCGCGTACGGCATCCCGGGCGAGAGCGTCGACGGCAACGACGTCGTGGCCGTACGCGAGAGCGTGGCCCGGCTCGCGGAACGGGCCCGGGCAGGAGACGGGCCCGCTCTGCTGGAGGCCGCCACCTACCGGCACTTCGGGCACAGCAGGTCCGACCCGGCCGCCTACCGCCCGGCCGAGGAGGTCGAACGCTGGCTCAAGCACGACCCGTTGGACCTCGCACGCGGCCGGCTGACCGAGCTGGGCGTGCCCGAGGAGACGGTCACCGCGGCCGACGAGCGCGCACAGGAGACCGTACGACAGGCGGTCGACGCGGCGCGGAACGCGCCCCCGCCCGATCCGCGCGACGCGCTGACCGACGTATGGGCGGACGGAGGGGCCGCATGGCGGACGTGA